Proteins encoded within one genomic window of Actinoplanes octamycinicus:
- a CDS encoding DUF4870 domain-containing protein, translating into MGQPWDPSVAAVPDDTVPDDIVPVRRMHPRVERALVQLVHWGGVLGLLAGALFGWVVPLIVLVAAGRRSAVVRAHAASAFNFFLTWALVTVLVGVVSFYTNKEPELVPYIMVWIPLLIAIPHLILSLRDDEHRYPGAIPFVGWPAARRP; encoded by the coding sequence ATGGGCCAGCCGTGGGATCCGTCCGTTGCCGCCGTCCCCGACGACACCGTCCCCGATGACATCGTTCCGGTTCGCCGGATGCATCCACGGGTCGAGCGCGCCCTGGTGCAGCTCGTCCACTGGGGCGGCGTTCTCGGCCTGCTCGCCGGCGCGCTGTTCGGCTGGGTGGTGCCGCTGATCGTGCTGGTCGCGGCGGGCCGGCGGTCGGCGGTGGTGCGCGCGCACGCGGCGTCCGCGTTCAACTTCTTTCTGACCTGGGCGCTGGTGACCGTGCTCGTCGGTGTCGTCTCGTTCTACACCAACAAGGAGCCGGAGCTGGTTCCGTACATCATGGTGTGGATCCCGTTGTTGATCGCGATACCCCACCTGATCCTCTCGCTGCGCGACGACGAGCACCGCTACCCGGGCGCGATCCCCTTCGTGGGCTGGCCGGCCGCCCGGCGACCATGA
- a CDS encoding RNA polymerase sigma-70 factor gives MTITELYDELRPRAFAIAYRMLGSVSEAEDVVQEAFLRAHQSLRRDERIASPRAYLATLVTRLAIDQLRSARARRERYVGEWLPEPLVTGPGPADRAETADSLSLAFLVLLESLSPAQRAAFLLREVFDYPYPEVAEIVGSDVDGARHLVARARAHLRDRRPRRHATRQQRDELARGFFAAAGRGDLAALEALLTRDVTLHGDGGGRVPALGRPVTGRERVARTMGAGLAALARFEVRLELVEVNGQPGALARDARDRLVGVLALDIADGRIRAIHSVVNPDKLRHLGEVSDLGLRTRRARRSGPEG, from the coding sequence ATGACCATCACGGAGCTGTACGACGAGTTGCGTCCCCGGGCGTTCGCGATCGCCTACCGGATGCTGGGCAGCGTCAGCGAGGCCGAGGACGTGGTGCAGGAGGCGTTCCTGCGGGCGCATCAGAGCCTGCGGCGCGACGAGCGGATCGCCTCGCCGCGGGCCTACCTCGCCACGCTGGTCACCCGGCTGGCGATCGACCAGCTCCGCTCGGCGCGGGCCCGCCGGGAACGCTACGTCGGCGAGTGGCTGCCGGAGCCGCTGGTCACCGGCCCCGGCCCGGCCGACCGGGCGGAGACCGCCGACTCGCTGTCGCTGGCCTTCCTGGTCCTGTTGGAGAGCCTGTCCCCGGCGCAGCGGGCGGCGTTCCTGCTGCGCGAGGTGTTCGACTATCCGTACCCGGAGGTCGCCGAGATCGTCGGCAGCGACGTGGACGGCGCCCGGCACCTGGTCGCCCGGGCCCGCGCCCACCTGCGCGACCGGCGGCCCCGCCGGCACGCCACCCGGCAGCAGCGCGACGAACTGGCGCGCGGCTTCTTCGCCGCGGCCGGCCGGGGCGACCTCGCCGCGCTGGAGGCGCTGCTGACCCGCGACGTGACGTTGCACGGCGACGGCGGTGGCCGGGTGCCCGCGCTGGGCCGGCCGGTCACCGGCCGCGAGCGGGTGGCCCGGACCATGGGCGCCGGCCTCGCGGCGCTGGCCCGCTTCGAGGTACGCCTGGAGTTGGTCGAGGTCAACGGTCAGCCGGGCGCCCTCGCCCGGGACGCCCGTGACCGGCTGGTCGGCGTCCTCGCGCTGGACATCGCCGACGGCCGGATCCGGGCGATCCACTCGGTCGTCAACCCGGACAAGCTCCGCCACCTCGGCGAGGTGAGTGACCTGGGCCTGCGCACCCGCCGGGCCCGCCGATCCGGGCCGGAGGGGTGA
- a CDS encoding NAD-dependent epimerase/dehydratase family protein, whose protein sequence is MKIFIAGASGAIGKPLTAQLVARGHEVVGTTRSPARTGSLRALGAEPVVLDALDPEAVADAVAKAAPEVIVHQLTALNTPPDFRHAKRMAAATNRLRTEGTDHLLAAARAAGVRRFVAQSNGSWMERSGARIADERGRLEPRPPADAAESVAALRHLETAVTGIDWADGIAIRYGGFYGPGTGLEDAPDATLAQLIRSRRFPVVGGGTGVWSLVHIADAAAATVACVERGRPGIYHVADDDPAPVGVWLPELARALGARPPRRFPAWLVRLLAGGGPVDLMTRAPGISSERVKRELGWTPRYPSWRTGFAEGLR, encoded by the coding sequence ATGAAGATCTTCATCGCCGGGGCGTCCGGCGCGATCGGCAAGCCCCTGACCGCGCAGCTGGTGGCGCGCGGCCACGAGGTCGTCGGCACCACCCGCTCGCCGGCCAGGACCGGCTCGCTGCGGGCGCTCGGCGCCGAACCAGTGGTGCTCGACGCGCTCGACCCGGAAGCGGTCGCCGACGCCGTCGCCAAGGCCGCGCCCGAGGTGATCGTCCACCAGCTCACCGCGCTGAACACGCCGCCGGACTTCCGGCACGCCAAGCGGATGGCGGCGGCCACCAATCGGCTGCGCACCGAGGGGACCGACCACCTGCTGGCCGCCGCCCGGGCCGCCGGGGTCCGCCGGTTCGTGGCGCAGAGCAACGGGTCCTGGATGGAGCGCTCCGGCGCCCGGATCGCCGACGAGCGCGGCCGGCTGGAACCGCGCCCGCCGGCCGACGCCGCCGAGTCGGTCGCCGCGCTCCGGCACCTGGAGACGGCGGTGACCGGCATCGACTGGGCCGACGGCATCGCGATTCGTTACGGTGGCTTCTACGGTCCGGGGACCGGCCTGGAGGACGCGCCGGACGCCACGCTGGCGCAGCTGATCCGGTCCCGGAGATTCCCGGTCGTCGGCGGCGGGACGGGAGTGTGGTCGCTGGTGCACATCGCCGATGCCGCCGCGGCCACGGTCGCCTGCGTCGAGCGGGGCCGGCCCGGCATCTACCACGTCGCCGACGACGATCCGGCGCCGGTCGGCGTCTGGCTGCCCGAGCTGGCCCGGGCCCTCGGCGCCCGCCCGCCGCGGCGGTTCCCGGCCTGGCTGGTCCGCCTGCTCGCCGGGGGCGGTCCGGTCGACCTGATGACCCGGGCGCCGGGGATCTCCAGCGAGCGGGTCAAGCGCGAGCTGGGCTGGACGCCGCGGTACCCGAGCTGGCGCACCGGCTTCGCCGAGGGACTGCGCTGA
- a CDS encoding nuclear transport factor 2 family protein, with protein sequence MDETAGTRRVATDYVECLERRDWAGLTALLAEDVVYDMPQTRERIRGRAAFVQFNAEYPGDWHLRVRRLVADGRFAAVWLDVRVGDDRLDACVWVDVDERGRVERITDYWPESYDPPAGRDHLVERW encoded by the coding sequence ATGGATGAGACGGCGGGGACACGGCGGGTCGCGACGGACTATGTGGAGTGCCTGGAGCGCCGGGATTGGGCCGGACTCACGGCGCTGCTGGCCGAGGATGTGGTCTACGACATGCCGCAGACCCGGGAGCGGATCCGGGGGAGGGCGGCGTTCGTCCAGTTCAACGCGGAGTATCCGGGGGACTGGCACCTGCGGGTGCGGCGGTTGGTGGCCGACGGGCGGTTCGCGGCGGTCTGGCTTGATGTGCGGGTCGGCGACGACCGGCTGGACGCGTGCGTCTGGGTCGATGTGGACGAGCGCGGCCGGGTGGAGCGGATCACCGACTACTGGCCGGAGAGCTACGACCCGCCGGCCGGCCGGGACCACCTCGTCGAGCGGTGGTGA
- a CDS encoding DUF3618 domain-containing protein has protein sequence MSDPKTTPDPDQLRAEIEQTRADLGETVEALAAKTDVKGRAQRRIRADVEAAKERVVQATSAATDKVAQATSAASDKVTQATSAASDKVAQATSTATDKVTQATSTASDKVAGAKQQLAEASNHPRVRRALPAADLAIAGALAIAGTILVVRGRRA, from the coding sequence ATGAGCGACCCGAAGACCACCCCCGATCCCGACCAGCTGCGCGCCGAGATCGAGCAGACCCGCGCGGACCTCGGCGAGACGGTGGAGGCCCTCGCCGCGAAGACCGACGTGAAGGGCCGCGCCCAGCGCCGGATCCGCGCCGACGTCGAAGCCGCCAAGGAACGCGTCGTCCAGGCGACCAGCGCCGCCACCGACAAGGTCGCCCAGGCCACCAGCGCCGCCAGCGACAAAGTCACCCAGGCCACCAGCGCCGCCAGCGACAAGGTCGCCCAAGCCACCAGCACCGCGACCGACAAGGTCACCCAGGCCACCAGCACCGCCAGCGACAAGGTGGCCGGCGCGAAACAGCAGCTCGCCGAGGCGAGCAACCACCCCCGGGTGCGTCGCGCGCTGCCGGCGGCCGACCTCGCGATCGCCGGCGCGCTGGCCATCGCCGGAACCATCCTGGTCGTCCGCGGGCGCCGGGCCTGA
- a CDS encoding phage holin family protein codes for MTANSSPTPGPAGAASTADLVSQAAAQISTLVRDELTLAKLELAEKGKRAGVGGGLFGGAAVLGLYGLGLFLALAVALLSLAWPLWLALLVVMLVVFAAAGVAALLGKKKLATATPPVPSDAIAGVEADVQTIKNAAHRGRHA; via the coding sequence GTGACGGCGAATTCATCCCCCACCCCCGGGCCGGCCGGCGCCGCGTCGACAGCGGACCTGGTCAGCCAGGCGGCCGCGCAGATCTCCACGCTGGTGCGCGACGAGCTGACCCTGGCCAAACTGGAGCTGGCCGAGAAGGGCAAGCGCGCCGGTGTCGGCGGCGGCCTGTTCGGCGGCGCCGCGGTGCTGGGCCTGTACGGGCTCGGCCTGTTCCTGGCGCTGGCCGTGGCCCTGCTCTCCCTGGCCTGGCCGCTGTGGCTGGCCCTGCTGGTCGTGATGCTCGTCGTGTTCGCCGCGGCCGGAGTCGCCGCGCTGCTCGGCAAGAAGAAGCTGGCGACCGCTACCCCGCCGGTGCCCTCCGACGCGATCGCCGGAGTGGAAGCCGACGTGCAGACCATCAAGAACGCAGCCCACCGAGGACGGCACGCATGA
- a CDS encoding ATP-binding protein, with amino-acid sequence MSTLTAHFDLPLDSTAPRWARSAVTAVLGGWGLRDQEWLDDAAAVVSELVTNAVRHGGGAVVVDVEAYGRQVTVSVADGSSVVPRRREPDGTGGLGLRIIESLTTRWFVQSYEGGKRVRAELPLSPGPGVPPGGTSREEPA; translated from the coding sequence ATGAGTACTTTGACGGCGCATTTCGATCTGCCGTTGGACAGCACGGCGCCCCGATGGGCGCGCAGCGCGGTGACGGCGGTGCTCGGCGGGTGGGGTCTGCGGGACCAGGAGTGGCTGGACGACGCGGCGGCGGTGGTCAGCGAACTGGTCACCAACGCGGTCCGGCACGGCGGTGGCGCGGTGGTGGTGGACGTGGAGGCCTACGGGCGGCAGGTGACCGTCTCGGTGGCCGACGGCTCCTCGGTGGTGCCGCGGCGGCGCGAGCCGGACGGCACCGGGGGCCTGGGGCTGCGGATCATCGAGTCGCTGACCACGCGGTGGTTCGTGCAGTCGTACGAGGGCGGCAAGCGGGTGCGCGCCGAGCTGCCGTTGTCTCCCGGCCCCGGGGTGCCCCCGGGCGGGACGAGCCGAGAGGAGCCGGCATGA
- a CDS encoding STAS domain-containing protein, translating to MKIVRHDDLEVTRLVLAGDLDMATTEELDAGVAAVLAGTLPGRLVIDVGELEFCDSSGLHALLDAQEKAQRRGVSFMVANPTGITRRTLEVTGLLEVLTTPSTVP from the coding sequence ATGAAGATCGTGCGTCATGACGACCTGGAGGTCACGCGTCTAGTCCTGGCCGGCGACCTGGACATGGCGACCACCGAGGAACTGGACGCCGGCGTCGCCGCGGTCCTGGCCGGGACGCTTCCCGGCCGGTTGGTCATCGACGTGGGCGAACTGGAGTTCTGCGACTCCTCCGGCCTGCACGCGCTGCTCGACGCCCAGGAGAAGGCCCAGCGCCGCGGCGTGTCGTTCATGGTGGCCAACCCGACCGGGATCACCCGCCGGACCCTGGAGGTCACCGGCCTGCTGGAGGTGCTGACCACGCCGAGCACGGTGCCGTGA
- a CDS encoding nucleotidyltransferase domain-containing protein: MTGPLSEAELAALEARWADCWTPDEVARRLAGVATPWYIAAGWALDLFRGEQSRHHHDIEIGVPRGGFPEIRDRFAGLALDAVGSSRIWESPTRERLDATWQTWLREPATGRYLLEVFREPHDGDVWICRRDETIRFRYAEVIRRTAARIPYLRPELVLLFKAKNRRPKDEADFAGVLPLLDRAQRETLAELLDRVHPGHAWLAPLRA, from the coding sequence GTGACCGGCCCGCTGTCCGAGGCCGAGCTGGCCGCGCTGGAAGCGCGCTGGGCGGACTGCTGGACGCCGGACGAGGTCGCGCGCCGGCTGGCCGGGGTGGCCACGCCGTGGTACATCGCGGCCGGCTGGGCCCTGGACCTGTTCCGCGGCGAGCAGTCCCGCCACCACCACGACATCGAGATCGGCGTGCCGCGCGGCGGGTTCCCGGAGATCCGGGACCGCTTCGCCGGGCTCGCCCTCGACGCGGTCGGCTCGTCGCGGATCTGGGAGTCACCCACCCGGGAGCGGCTCGACGCCACCTGGCAGACCTGGTTGCGCGAGCCCGCGACCGGCCGCTACCTGCTGGAGGTCTTCCGCGAGCCGCACGACGGTGACGTGTGGATCTGCCGCAGAGACGAGACCATCCGATTTCGGTACGCCGAGGTGATCCGCCGTACCGCGGCGCGGATCCCGTACCTCAGACCGGAATTGGTCCTGCTCTTCAAGGCCAAGAACCGGCGCCCGAAGGACGAGGCGGACTTCGCCGGCGTGCTCCCGCTGCTGGACCGTGCCCAGCGGGAGACGCTCGCCGAGCTGCTCGACCGGGTGCATCCGGGCCACGCCTGGCTGGCGCCCCTCCGGGCATGA